One Nicotiana tomentosiformis chromosome 4, ASM39032v3, whole genome shotgun sequence genomic window carries:
- the LOC104091975 gene encoding 21 kDa protein-like encodes MKTPRPFSLFCILFAAVLLHLRLVPSFALLDPTAFSSVAVVPDAAAPQPLNPGFVSADTNYIRSSCKTTMYPATCYHSLNHYATAVQQDSARLARVAVGVSLAKAKRTAAFFSNLSREAGYGAQPRVVAALHDCFSIFGDAVDQIRDSLSQMRRLGGSSESLRFQMSNVQTWMSAALTNEDTCTDGFEDVTDDEPMKLNVCDRVGKVKEVTSNALALVNSFANKISTP; translated from the coding sequence ATGAAAACCCCACGTCCTTTTTCCCTCTTCTGCATCCTTTTCGCCGCCGTTCTCCTCCACCTCCGCCTTGTCCCCTCTTTTGCTCTCCTTGACCCTACCGCATTTTCATCAGTTGCCGTCGTTCCTGATGCTGCTGCTCCCCAACCTCTAAATCCTGGATTTGTCTCCGCTGACACAAACTATATTCGTTCGAGTTGTAAAACCACCATGTATCCTGCTACCTGCTACCATTCACTTAATCACTATGCCACCGCAGTACAACAAGACTCCGCTCGACTAGCTCGTGTAGCCGTCGGAGTAAGCCTAGCCAAAGCCAAGCGCACAGCAGCTTTCTTTTCCAACCTATCCCGCGAAGCTGGCTATGGAGCGCAACCACGAGTTGTAGCTGCACTCCATGATTGCTTCTCGATTTTCGGCGACGCCGTTGACCAAATACGTGATTCATTGAGTCAAATGCGTAGGCTCGGTGGCTCCAGCGAGTCGTTGAGGTTTCAGATGAGTAACGTTCAGACATGGATGAGTGCAGCCTTAACTAATGAGGACACTTGCACCGATGGATTTGAGGATGTTACTGATGACGAGCCAATGAAATTGAATGTCTGTGATCGTGTAGGGAAGGTGAAGGAGGTGACTAGCAACGCTTTGGCTTTGGTAAACAGTTTTGCCAATAAGATATCAACTCCATGA